Proteins encoded together in one Staphylococcus aureus window:
- a CDS encoding DNA/RNA non-specific endonuclease, producing the protein MTKDIEYLTADYDNEKSSIQSVIDAIEGQDFLDVDTTMDDAVSDVSSLDEDGAISLTSSVVGPQGSKLMGYYQNELYDYASQLDSKMKEIIDTPFIEDIDKAFKGITNVKLENILIKNGGGHGRDTYGASGKIAKGDAKKSDSDVYSIDEILKSDQEFVKVIDQHYKEMKKEDKKLSKSDFEKMMTQGASCDYMTVAEAEELEEQKKKEEAIEIAALAGMVVLSCINPVAGAVAIGAYSAYSAANAATGKNIVTGRKLSKEERIMEGLSLIPLPGMGFLKGAGKSLMKLGFKGGEKFAVKTGLQKTMQQAVSRISPKMGMMKNSVLNQSRNFAQNTHVGQMLSNMRGQATHTVQQSRNWIGQQAQNVKRIVNNGLDKEIAHPFKQQLAPAGMGGIKFAETTTLRNMGQNIKRAVTPQNHVTHGPKDSMVRSEGKHSISSHEMNSSKYVESPNYTKVEFGEHYARLRPKKLKANIEYTTPTGHIYRTDHKGRIKEVYVDNLSLKDGDRNSHAQRTVGGEDRLPDDDGGHLIARMFGGSKDIDNLVAQSKFINRPFKEKGHWYNLEKEWQEFLNSGKEVKNIKMEVKYSGNSQRPTIFKVEYEINGERNIRRILNK; encoded by the coding sequence ATGACAAAAGATATTGAATATCTAACAGCTGATTATGACAATGAAAAGTCATCTATCCAAAGTGTAATAGATGCAATAGAGGGTCAAGACTTCTTAGATGTAGATACAACAATGGATGATGCGGTAAGCGATGTCAGTTCTTTAGACGAAGATGGCGCAATATCATTAACAAGTAGTGTAGTAGGTCCACAAGGATCTAAATTAATGGGGTATTATCAAAATGAGTTATATGATTATGCATCTCAATTAGATTCGAAAATGAAAGAAATTATTGACACGCCATTTATAGAAGATATAGATAAAGCATTCAAAGGTATAACGAATGTTAAATTGGAAAATATACTAATTAAAAATGGTGGTGGACATGGTAGAGATACCTATGGGGCTTCTGGGAAAATTGCAAAGGGAGATGCCAAGAAAAGTGACAGCGATGTTTATAGCATCGATGAAATATTAAAATCGGATCAAGAATTTGTAAAAGTAATTGATCAGCATTACAAAGAAATGAAAAAAGAAGATAAGAAATTATCTAAAAGTGATTTTGAAAAAATGATGACTCAGGGCGCTTCTTGTGATTACATGACAGTAGCTGAAGCGGAAGAGCTAGAGGAGCAAAAGAAAAAAGAAGAAGCTATAGAGATTGCAGCACTAGCTGGTATGGTAGTTTTATCTTGTATTAATCCTGTTGCTGGAGCAGTAGCTATTGGTGCTTATTCCGCTTATTCAGCAGCAAATGCAGCCACAGGAAAAAATATTGTAACTGGAAGAAAGCTATCTAAAGAAGAACGAATCATGGAAGGACTTTCGCTTATTCCATTGCCAGGTATGGGCTTCCTCAAAGGTGCTGGGAAAAGTTTAATGAAATTAGGCTTCAAAGGCGGAGAAAAATTTGCAGTTAAAACAGGATTGCAAAAGACAATGCAACAAGCAGTTAGTCGTATTTCACCTAAAATGGGAATGATGAAAAACAGTGTGTTGAATCAATCTCGTAACTTTGCTCAAAATACTCATGTTGGACAAATGCTGAGTAACATGCGTGGTCAAGCAACTCATACTGTTCAACAAAGTAGAAATTGGATTGGACAACAAGCACAAAATGTCAAACGAATAGTGAATAATGGACTTGATAAAGAAATAGCACATCCATTTAAACAACAACTTGCACCAGCGGGAATGGGTGGTATAAAATTTGCTGAAACAACTACTTTGAGAAACATGGGTCAAAACATAAAGCGTGCTGTTACACCACAAAATCACGTGACACATGGTCCAAAAGATAGTATGGTGAGAAGTGAAGGCAAACATAGTATAAGTAGCCATGAAATGAATTCATCAAAGTATGTTGAATCACCAAACTACACCAAGGTTGAATTCGGAGAACACTATGCAAGACTTAGACCTAAGAAACTAAAGGCGAATATTGAATACACAACACCTACTGGTCACATATATCGAACCGATCATAAAGGTCGCATAAAAGAAGTTTATGTAGACAATCTCTCTCTAAAAGATGGGGATCGTAATAGCCATGCACAAAGAACTGTGGGGGGAGAGGATAGATTACCAGACGATGATGGAGGTCACTTAATCGCTAGAATGTTTGGTGGTTCAAAAGACATTGATAACCTTGTGGCACAAAGTAAATTTATCAACCGTCCATTTAAGGAGAAAGGTCATTGGTATAATCTTGAGAAAGAGTGGCAAGAGTTCTTAAACTCTGGGAAAGAGGTGAAAAATATTAAAATGGAAGTAAAATATAGCGGTAATAGTCAAAGACCGACTATATTTAAAGTTGAATATGAAATTAATGGTGAAAGAAATATTAGAAGAATATTAAATAAGTAG
- a CDS encoding DUF5079 family protein has protein sequence MTTKENIDTLRKPGAQALSLISLFLILFSCLTFFFGLDYERFPNYLKITTIIELIIIVISLLQWIRFIDFEKESAQKYKKIYARFLVVINVLTTITVVFALCNLYYFAAVQNHYDLFNYWLMGSISIIISYLLLVIGGMFTLLKLPKVTKRWGGKTKTHFGLLLTALSSFIYIEKIIEYILVPNVVESKFIIIVSMLVIAGAQFVAFQFIMQYSRFYIFELNTEDDD, from the coding sequence ATGACTACTAAAGAAAATATTGATACTCTTCGAAAGCCAGGCGCACAAGCCTTAAGTTTAATATCATTGTTTTTGATACTTTTTTCATGTTTGACTTTCTTTTTTGGTTTAGATTATGAAAGGTTTCCAAATTATTTAAAGATAACGACAATTATAGAATTAATAATTATTGTAATTAGTTTACTTCAATGGATTAGATTTATAGATTTCGAAAAAGAAAGTGCACAGAAATATAAAAAAATATATGCTCGATTTTTAGTTGTTATAAATGTGTTAACTACTATCACTGTAGTATTTGCACTGTGTAATCTTTATTATTTTGCAGCTGTACAAAACCATTATGATTTATTTAATTATTGGTTGATGGGTTCGATTTCAATCATAATTAGCTATTTATTATTAGTAATTGGCGGAATGTTCACGTTATTAAAATTACCTAAAGTAACAAAACGTTGGGGTGGTAAAACTAAAACACATTTCGGTTTATTATTAACTGCGTTGAGCTCATTTATATATATTGAAAAAATTATCGAATATATATTGGTTCCTAATGTCGTAGAATCTAAGTTTATAATTATTGTGAGCATGTTGGTTATCGCTGGAGCACAATTTGTGGCATTTCAATTTATTATGCAATACAGTAGATTCTATATTTTTGAATTAAACACTGAAGATGATGACTAA
- a CDS encoding TIGR01741 family protein, with product MTFEEKLSKIYNEIANEISSMIPVEWEKVYTMAYIDDGGGEVFFNYTKPGSDDLNYYTNIPKEYNISVQVFDDLWMDLYDLFEELRDLFKEEDLEPWTSCEFDFTREGELKVSFDYIDWINSEFGQIGRQNYYKYRKFGILPETEYEINKVKEIEQYIKELEE from the coding sequence ATGACATTTGAAGAGAAGCTTAGCAAAATATACAATGAAATTGCGAATGAGATTAGCAGTATGATACCGGTAGAGTGGGAAAAAGTATATACAATGGCTTATATAGATGATGGAGGAGGTGAAGTATTCTTTAATTATACTAAACCAGGTAGTGATGACTTGAATTATTACACCAATATACCTAAGGAGTATAACATTTCTGTGCAAGTATTTGATGATTTATGGATGGATTTATATGATTTATTTGAGGAGTTAAGAGATTTATTTAAAGAAGAAGATTTAGAACCATGGACATCATGCGAATTTGATTTTACAAGAGAAGGTGAATTAAAAGTTTCATTTGATTATATTGATTGGATAAATTCAGAATTTGGTCAAATAGGTCGACAAAATTACTATAAGTATAGAAAATTTGGAATTTTACCAGAAACGGAATATGAAATTAATAAAGTTAAAGAAATCGAGCAATATATTAAAGAGCTAGAAGAATAA
- the esxD gene encoding type VII secretion system extracellular protein EsxD yields MTLSGKISVKAETIAHVVKELESISQKYDEIAQNFGKIAQLNYYSSEKAAHSMENGYSSAATVISGLKGPLSTLGGGVMNSAQKFFEADEHWGTEFAKLYYNIEG; encoded by the coding sequence ATGACGTTGAGTGGAAAAATTAGTGTTAAAGCTGAAACGATTGCACATGTTGTAAAAGAATTGGAAAGCATAAGTCAAAAGTATGATGAAATAGCTCAAAACTTTGGAAAAATAGCGCAATTAAATTACTACAGTAGTGAAAAAGCTGCACATTCTATGGAAAATGGCTATAGTAGTGCTGCAACAGTCATTAGTGGTCTCAAAGGTCCATTGAGTACACTCGGTGGTGGCGTCATGAATTCAGCACAAAAGTTCTTTGAAGCAGATGAACATTGGGGTACGGAATTTGCCAAGCTTTACTATAATATTGAGGGATAG